A window of the Nitrosococcus wardiae genome harbors these coding sequences:
- a CDS encoding Hpt domain-containing protein, with protein sequence MSTNHEFNQSALSWVKNELDESLREASLALEAFSESTDDITQLRFCLNHLYQVEGVLQMVELSGANLLAAETKALALSILEQKTELNGQALEMLMQGTLLLQDYLNRLEAGKKDHPLSVLPMVNELRLAHSKTPLKKIDFFELDLKTPLPETLTAHLKSDSRELPLVAAKIRPQYESALLSWFRNPMGDGLFRLAKIITELRQCSHDITVFRLWWLSQGVIEALQEGGLQATQEIKLLLGALNKQIKTLAQEGEPALAASITEDLLKSLLFQIANASSSGEEVIAIKETYQLENCLPSDRVLLTDLGTEIVDTVLNAFQEDLAQAKDLLDIFERTSEQPQQGLETLCNLFQKMADTLAILGFVSPIVILREAISQLEEKRQQGVGLDSTQHLELANTLLQIEASLKSEIASSRNSPTTSPANDTYSDIGESPSISAAGGDIQAAQNTATKECLNELAVVGQALTNYSKNPADSSVLNPISHQLQRTAGALSVLGLNRVAALIADCDRFINGTLIGKAYKTAPTSLEELAEAISAIELYLEMLTEGALASGSLLDTADDRLAHLLESLEQLPPDQQETAETANTPAVSEAKEFASENTEVPASTAINIDLIPSHPSHWEAPKAPVYPEGVDGEIATYFIEEAQEEMASIAENFSQWKQDLSQQEALKTVRRSFHTLKGSGRLAGATDLGELAWAIENMFNRIIDGTLAANPPVFETIEAAQRALPQLLTLFTQGGGTPPEEILALTQRAHTLADGAANPTLDQGPHEPEVVCAPSIETNTPSAEAKIPADDSKSTQEESQSQQVKQETATSTQHASALKSVSDPELLAAFLDEAEDILQTAETALADWRATPQERSPVQQLQRELHTLKGGARLANLTALGDLSHDLESLIITVIDEGFTGNEELFVLLQEGHDRLAEMCDAIRHGAALLAANDLSSRIRRVLDSSLPAEKASPTPDKPSQDDAPPSVPVAEATMVTVDPDNELVAAFLEEADELLQTSQTNLSDWQEAPSERAPVEGFQRELHTLKGGARLAGMTPLADLAHHMETVVSSIVEGKHDAEPALFELLQRGLDRLYTLRDLAQQASPLPSIAELLAEMSRYGSKSLASSQEDSPIGLAPSTNDQEPSATTLVPPSEQELHKTAQPLSENRNAAVEQVRVRADLLDHLVNNAAEVNIFCTRVEQQIGTMRLNLGEMEQTIARLRGQLRRLEIETEAQILYRHEEKESHHLEDFDPLEMDRYSQLHQLSRGLIESISDLTNIKETLDESAREADTLLLQQSRIGTDLQQGLMNTRMLPFTGVTPRLQRIVRQTAQELSKKVQLRIADGGLELDRTVLNRIVAPLEHMLRNSIAHGIEAPSARTKAGKEAMGTIHLSLIREGSEIVIQVRDDGQGIDLEKVRTKALAQGLVREESMPPDDELIQLILESGFSTADKVSQVAGRGVGMDVVNSEIRALNGTLNIASQKGSGTTFTVRLPLTLTIVQALLVETGNELFALPIISVHSVIRLDQKTAASLLSDEQGLYCHGGVNYRFIHLGAALGQEHPELPASSTYYPVLLVRSGEVQAAVLVDNLIGSREIVIKSMGPQLSTIKEITGATILGDGRVVLILDLPALIRKAIQKPETIVTIGRETDAQASQKSLVMVVDDSITIRKATQKLLERYGMEVLTARDGVDAVEYLQEHIPDIFLLDIEMPRMDGFELATFIRKDERLQDIPIIMITSRSGRKHRDRAEQIGVNSYLVKPYQEDELLQHIQLLLSPAEADVTV encoded by the coding sequence ATGAGCACAAATCATGAGTTTAATCAAAGCGCTCTTAGTTGGGTCAAGAATGAACTTGACGAGTCACTGCGCGAGGCTAGTTTGGCCTTAGAAGCTTTTTCTGAAAGCACGGATGATATTACTCAGCTACGTTTCTGCCTGAATCATCTATATCAGGTAGAAGGTGTTCTGCAGATGGTAGAACTATCAGGCGCAAATTTGCTTGCTGCGGAAACAAAAGCGCTAGCCCTGAGCATTCTTGAGCAAAAAACAGAGCTCAATGGACAAGCTCTAGAAATGCTAATGCAAGGCACGCTCTTGCTACAGGATTATCTCAATCGACTAGAAGCAGGAAAAAAAGATCATCCTTTGAGCGTCTTGCCTATGGTCAACGAACTTCGTCTTGCCCATAGTAAAACCCCGTTAAAAAAAATCGATTTTTTTGAACTAGACCTGAAGACGCCACTCCCGGAGACCTTAACCGCTCATCTGAAATCAGATAGCCGTGAACTTCCCTTAGTTGCAGCCAAAATACGTCCGCAATATGAATCCGCTCTTCTCTCTTGGTTCCGAAATCCTATGGGAGATGGCCTCTTTCGGCTAGCTAAAATAATCACTGAATTACGACAATGTTCCCATGATATTACCGTCTTTCGTCTGTGGTGGTTATCCCAAGGCGTAATTGAAGCATTACAAGAGGGAGGACTCCAAGCAACACAAGAAATAAAGCTCTTGTTGGGGGCCCTAAACAAACAAATTAAAACTTTGGCTCAAGAAGGTGAGCCTGCATTAGCGGCAAGTATTACTGAGGATTTACTTAAGTCATTATTATTTCAAATTGCCAATGCCTCCTCTTCCGGGGAGGAAGTTATTGCTATTAAAGAAACCTATCAACTAGAAAACTGTTTACCTTCTGATCGAGTCTTGCTCACCGATCTAGGAACTGAAATCGTTGATACGGTGCTTAATGCTTTCCAAGAAGATCTTGCCCAAGCCAAAGACCTTTTGGATATTTTTGAGCGCACTAGCGAACAACCACAGCAAGGATTAGAAACTTTATGTAATCTGTTTCAGAAAATGGCTGATACTCTCGCCATTCTCGGCTTTGTTTCGCCTATCGTTATTCTTCGTGAAGCAATCAGCCAGCTAGAGGAAAAGAGGCAACAGGGAGTGGGTCTTGACAGTACCCAACACCTAGAGTTGGCTAACACCCTACTGCAGATCGAGGCATCATTAAAAAGTGAAATCGCCTCATCTCGAAATTCTCCCACAACCTCCCCTGCTAACGATACCTACTCTGATATTGGGGAATCGCCTTCGATCTCTGCTGCCGGAGGCGATATCCAAGCGGCACAAAACACGGCAACTAAAGAATGTCTCAACGAACTTGCCGTAGTAGGACAAGCCCTAACGAATTACAGCAAAAACCCAGCCGACTCAAGCGTGCTGAACCCCATTTCCCATCAATTACAACGGACTGCCGGGGCCTTATCGGTGTTGGGGTTAAATCGCGTTGCTGCTTTAATAGCCGACTGTGATCGCTTTATCAATGGAACTCTAATTGGGAAGGCCTATAAAACCGCTCCCACTAGCTTGGAGGAGTTAGCGGAAGCCATCTCGGCGATAGAACTCTATCTGGAAATGTTAACAGAAGGTGCCCTAGCCAGCGGTTCACTTTTAGATACTGCAGACGACCGCCTCGCTCACCTACTAGAATCACTGGAGCAACTTCCCCCTGATCAGCAAGAAACCGCTGAAACGGCAAACACTCCAGCAGTCTCAGAGGCAAAGGAGTTCGCTTCAGAGAATACTGAAGTACCTGCTAGCACTGCAATCAACATCGATTTGATACCTTCTCATCCATCCCATTGGGAGGCCCCTAAAGCGCCCGTTTACCCAGAAGGAGTCGATGGGGAAATTGCCACCTATTTTATCGAAGAGGCCCAAGAAGAAATGGCCTCCATTGCTGAAAATTTTTCTCAATGGAAGCAGGACCTTAGTCAACAAGAAGCCCTTAAGACGGTGCGCCGTTCCTTCCATACTCTCAAAGGCAGCGGTCGCCTAGCCGGCGCAACGGATCTAGGCGAATTAGCCTGGGCCATTGAAAATATGTTTAATCGCATTATAGATGGCACCCTGGCAGCAAATCCCCCAGTATTTGAGACCATTGAAGCAGCCCAGCGAGCCTTGCCGCAACTTCTTACCCTATTCACCCAAGGAGGAGGAACACCACCTGAGGAGATTTTGGCATTAACGCAAAGAGCGCATACCCTAGCTGATGGTGCGGCCAACCCCACCTTGGATCAAGGCCCACATGAACCAGAAGTCGTATGTGCCCCCTCTATTGAAACTAATACACCATCTGCTGAGGCAAAAATCCCTGCTGATGATTCAAAATCGACCCAGGAAGAATCTCAGTCCCAACAGGTGAAACAGGAAACGGCCACCTCAACCCAACACGCTTCAGCCTTGAAATCTGTTTCAGATCCAGAGCTATTAGCGGCCTTTCTCGATGAAGCGGAGGACATTCTACAAACTGCTGAAACTGCACTGGCTGACTGGCGTGCTACTCCCCAAGAAAGGTCCCCGGTACAGCAACTCCAACGGGAACTTCATACCCTCAAAGGCGGCGCACGCTTAGCCAATCTTACTGCGTTAGGTGATCTCAGCCATGATCTAGAGTCACTTATTATCACTGTCATTGATGAGGGCTTTACGGGTAACGAGGAACTCTTTGTCCTCCTGCAGGAAGGGCATGATCGTCTCGCAGAAATGTGCGATGCCATCCGTCATGGGGCGGCTTTACTGGCCGCCAATGATTTGTCCTCTCGTATCCGCAGAGTACTTGACTCCTCACTACCGGCAGAAAAAGCTTCACCAACACCCGATAAACCCTCTCAGGATGACGCGCCTCCCTCTGTCCCCGTAGCGGAAGCAACCATGGTTACCGTTGATCCTGATAACGAGTTGGTTGCGGCCTTCTTAGAAGAAGCCGATGAGTTACTACAAACCAGTCAAACGAATCTTTCGGACTGGCAAGAAGCACCTTCTGAACGGGCCCCTGTTGAAGGATTCCAGCGAGAATTGCATACCCTAAAAGGGGGGGCGCGACTGGCAGGCATGACCCCCCTAGCAGATTTAGCTCATCATATGGAAACGGTAGTGAGTTCCATCGTAGAGGGGAAACACGATGCGGAACCAGCACTATTTGAGCTTCTGCAACGGGGCCTTGATCGATTATACACACTGCGAGACCTCGCTCAACAAGCGTCTCCACTCCCCTCCATAGCAGAATTACTAGCCGAAATGAGCCGTTACGGTTCAAAGTCCTTGGCCTCCTCCCAGGAAGATTCTCCAATAGGGCTTGCCCCATCCACAAATGATCAGGAGCCATCAGCAACAACCCTCGTTCCTCCCTCCGAACAGGAACTCCACAAAACTGCCCAGCCTCTTTCAGAAAATCGAAACGCTGCGGTAGAACAAGTGCGGGTCCGGGCCGATTTGCTGGATCATTTGGTCAATAATGCTGCCGAAGTCAATATCTTCTGTACCCGGGTTGAGCAGCAGATTGGAACCATGCGTTTAAATCTCGGCGAGATGGAGCAAACTATCGCCCGCCTACGAGGGCAACTCCGCAGATTGGAGATCGAAACCGAGGCCCAAATCCTTTATCGTCATGAAGAAAAAGAGAGTCACCACCTAGAGGATTTTGATCCCTTGGAAATGGATCGTTACTCTCAATTACATCAGTTATCCCGGGGTCTCATAGAAAGTATCAGCGATCTCACCAATATCAAAGAAACGCTGGATGAATCGGCGCGGGAAGCCGATACTCTCTTACTCCAACAATCACGCATTGGAACCGACCTTCAGCAAGGGTTAATGAATACGCGGATGTTACCGTTCACCGGGGTAACGCCACGCCTGCAACGCATCGTTCGCCAAACAGCACAAGAACTCAGCAAGAAAGTCCAGCTCCGAATAGCCGATGGCGGCCTTGAACTGGACCGGACGGTACTAAACCGCATCGTTGCTCCTCTCGAGCACATGCTGCGAAACAGTATTGCCCACGGTATTGAAGCCCCATCCGCCCGCACCAAAGCCGGTAAGGAGGCAATGGGCACTATTCATCTTTCACTGATCCGGGAAGGTTCAGAAATCGTCATCCAAGTGCGTGATGATGGCCAGGGCATTGATCTGGAAAAAGTACGCACCAAAGCACTTGCCCAAGGGCTGGTACGAGAAGAATCCATGCCTCCCGATGACGAATTAATCCAGCTCATCTTGGAATCAGGCTTTAGCACTGCGGATAAAGTTTCCCAAGTTGCAGGGCGTGGAGTCGGCATGGATGTTGTCAACAGCGAAATCCGAGCGCTCAATGGAACCTTAAATATCGCTTCTCAAAAGGGTAGCGGAACGACCTTTACCGTCCGCCTTCCTCTGACTCTGACCATTGTCCAAGCCTTGCTGGTAGAAACCGGCAATGAACTTTTTGCTTTACCCATCATTAGCGTACACAGCGTTATCCGCCTTGATCAAAAAACCGCCGCCTCCTTACTTTCTGACGAGCAAGGCCTATACTGCCATGGAGGGGTCAATTATCGATTTATTCATCTTGGCGCCGCTTTGGGACAGGAGCATCCTGAGCTCCCCGCCTCAAGCACTTATTATCCTGTATTACTGGTACGCTCCGGTGAAGTTCAGGCTGCCGTATTAGTGGACAACCTAATAGGTAGCCGTGAAATCGTCATCAAATCGATGGGCCCCCAACTCAGCACCATTAAAGAGATAACAGGAGCCACCATCCTCGGAGATGGAAGGGTGGTACTTATCCTGGATCTGCCGGCTCTCATCCGCAAAGCCATCCAAAAACCAGAAACTATCGTAACAATAGGGCGGGAGACCGATGCTCAGGCATCGCAAAAAAGTCTAGTCATGGTCGTTGATGATTCTATTACCATTCGCAAAGCCACTCAGAAACTTCTGGAGCGCTATGGTATGGAAGTATTGACAGCCAGGGATGGGGTGGACGCGGTAGAGTATCTACAGGAACACATCCCCGATATTTTTCTGCTGGATATAGAGATGCCGCGGATGGATGGGTTTGAGCTTGCAACTTTTATCCGCAAGGATGAACGATTGCAGGATATCCCGATCATCATGATTACTTCCCGCAGTGGGAGAAAACACCGCGATCGGGCCGAACAGATTGGAGTCAACAGTTATCTGGTTAAACCCTATCAAGAAGATGAATTACTGCAACATATTCAGCTTCTTTTGAGCCCAGCTGAAGCCGATGTTACCGTCTAA
- a CDS encoding CheR family methyltransferase has product MNLNPQINISAENFLEWTEILEEFGICTDTIPRSLLETRLRMRMNALGFKNFYHYHNYLRSLGKDNLEWRVLVDNLTVQETRFFRHCESLSLIENFLYSIQHPLPGKTPHSIHAWSVACATGEEAYSLSMVINKSLQKTTNNSFFGITATDISHSALTTAKRGVYHWNKLTNIPSPLRDKYFIPLGNDNYQIKLALRNRVCFFKLNVLQARNAPLGKMDIIVCQNLLIYFGPDKHPLILDALVTHLAPGGLLILSISDVFNCSHPALERINHEDTLAYRRKADL; this is encoded by the coding sequence ATGAATCTTAATCCACAGATAAATATCAGTGCTGAGAATTTTCTAGAATGGACAGAAATTCTAGAGGAATTTGGTATTTGCACGGATACAATTCCACGTTCCCTTCTAGAGACTCGTCTTCGTATGCGGATGAACGCCCTTGGCTTTAAAAATTTTTATCACTACCACAATTATTTAAGATCCTTAGGTAAGGATAATCTAGAATGGAGAGTGCTTGTTGATAATTTAACTGTCCAAGAAACCCGCTTTTTTCGTCATTGTGAATCCCTATCCTTGATTGAAAATTTTCTGTATTCGATTCAACACCCTCTTCCTGGGAAAACACCACATAGCATCCATGCTTGGAGTGTCGCCTGTGCTACAGGTGAAGAGGCCTACTCTCTCTCTATGGTCATTAATAAGAGCCTACAAAAAACTACCAATAATTCATTTTTTGGGATCACAGCTACCGATATTAGTCACTCTGCACTGACTACAGCCAAGCGTGGTGTCTATCATTGGAATAAATTAACTAATATTCCATCTCCCCTACGTGATAAGTATTTTATTCCCTTAGGTAATGACAATTATCAAATTAAATTAGCGCTGCGCAACCGGGTATGTTTTTTTAAGCTAAATGTGCTGCAGGCGAGAAATGCTCCTTTGGGAAAAATGGATATTATTGTATGTCAGAATTTGCTTATCTACTTTGGTCCCGACAAACACCCTTTAATTTTAGATGCATTAGTCACCCACCTAGCACCTGGCGGCTTGTTAATTCTAAGCATTAGTGATGTATTTAATTGTTCACACCCAGCGCTAGAGCGGATAAACCACGAGGATACGCTTGCCTATCGGCGTAAAGCTGATCTATAG
- a CDS encoding methyl-accepting chemotaxis protein has translation MNTPNQNLFAILTARRYLLLLITASVLALTTVGIISYTTWQINKLNTNIELSTELQVLIQRFPTLTLLMAANNKIKQERISEAIYDFDRKLEQIYSRELRLPFIGNTIKNSQKEIQPIWERLRKNLTEVLQTPSRSAISSLLEQSDNLLQITTNLVKSYQEVQHQLQAILVAGYVSGLGTLIFLLILFTRPAKILRQKVDDLEIKNAHNQDAILKLLDEMGDLADGDLTVSATVTEDITGAIADSINYTIDALRTLVQDINDTAIQVSTSAQQTQATVMHLADSSEHQAQQITTVGAAINEMAVSIEQVSDNASKSAEVAKQSVEIASKGADTVKNAIEGMDNIREQIQETSKRIKRLGESSQQIGEIVELINDIAEQTNILSLNAAIQAAMAGEAGRGFAVVADEVQRLAERSSSATKQIDALVKTIQSDTHEAIISMEESTSGVVSGAKLSQDAGGALGQIESVSHHLAELIQNISGAAKQQASAAAGISDTMNVIQEITDQNSKGTNETAAAIGRLSEYANEMRESVAGFKLPE, from the coding sequence ATGAATACTCCTAATCAGAATTTATTTGCCATACTAACTGCAAGAAGGTATTTATTGCTACTCATTACCGCCTCAGTATTAGCTCTTACTACAGTTGGTATTATTAGCTATACCACATGGCAAATAAACAAGCTTAATACGAATATAGAGTTAAGTACCGAGCTACAAGTATTAATTCAACGATTCCCCACGCTTACCTTGCTAATGGCAGCAAATAATAAAATAAAGCAAGAAAGGATAAGCGAAGCCATTTATGATTTTGATAGAAAACTAGAACAAATTTATAGCCGTGAATTGCGCCTACCTTTCATAGGGAACACCATAAAAAATTCACAAAAAGAGATCCAGCCTATTTGGGAACGACTAAGAAAAAATTTGACAGAGGTCCTGCAAACTCCAAGCAGATCAGCTATCTCCTCTTTACTCGAACAAAGTGATAACCTCTTACAGATAACAACGAATTTGGTCAAATCTTACCAGGAGGTACAGCATCAGCTACAAGCTATCCTGGTGGCTGGCTACGTTAGCGGCTTGGGAACACTGATTTTTTTATTAATTTTATTCACCCGTCCCGCAAAAATATTGCGTCAGAAAGTCGATGATTTAGAGATAAAAAACGCCCATAATCAAGATGCTATTTTAAAATTATTAGATGAAATGGGTGATTTAGCAGATGGTGATCTAACCGTCAGTGCGACAGTGACTGAAGATATTACTGGAGCAATCGCCGACTCTATTAATTACACTATTGATGCCTTACGTACCCTAGTCCAAGATATTAACGATACTGCCATCCAAGTATCAACATCGGCACAACAAACCCAAGCCACAGTCATGCATTTGGCTGATTCAAGCGAACACCAAGCCCAACAAATCACGACAGTAGGCGCCGCAATTAATGAGATGGCCGTTTCTATTGAACAGGTTTCAGATAATGCTTCTAAATCTGCGGAAGTAGCTAAACAATCTGTAGAGATTGCAAGTAAGGGTGCGGACACAGTAAAGAATGCCATCGAAGGGATGGACAACATTCGTGAGCAGATTCAGGAAACCTCTAAACGGATTAAGCGACTTGGTGAAAGTTCTCAACAAATTGGAGAAATTGTCGAACTCATCAACGATATTGCTGAACAAACTAATATCCTATCCCTTAACGCAGCCATCCAAGCCGCCATGGCTGGAGAAGCTGGCCGAGGCTTCGCCGTCGTAGCTGATGAAGTTCAACGGTTAGCAGAACGTTCTAGTAGTGCAACTAAACAGATTGATGCTCTTGTCAAAACTATTCAAAGTGATACCCATGAAGCCATTATCTCAATGGAAGAAAGTACTTCTGGGGTAGTTTCTGGCGCGAAGCTGTCTCAAGATGCAGGGGGTGCACTTGGCCAAATTGAGAGTGTCTCCCACCACTTGGCAGAGCTTATCCAAAATATCTCAGGCGCAGCAAAACAACAGGCATCAGCGGCAGCAGGAATTTCTGATACCATGAATGTTATTCAAGAAATTACTGACCAAAATTCCAAGGGAACCAACGAAACTGCCGCTGCTATTGGTCGCCTGTCTGAATATGCTAATGAAATGCGTGAGTCAGTGGCAGGTTTTAAACTTCCAGAATAG
- a CDS encoding chemotaxis protein CheW, with protein sequence MDTNRLSIDPFSILRDIEVHNRQHAVSLPQKTAARQVWTNLGFLLGNQKLATLLTQVCEVLPCPLITRVPGAKPWILGVANIRGYILPLIDLHAYIYGTPSRQTPQSRILVVTKQKLLTGLLVEEVFGLKYFLDEEWVGQHLTPSDPLHQYIQRGFVQNNEIWLEFDFHLLMEQEGFFQATV encoded by the coding sequence ATGGACACCAATCGGCTCTCAATTGATCCTTTCTCCATACTCCGCGACATCGAGGTTCATAACCGCCAACATGCTGTTAGCCTGCCGCAGAAAACCGCTGCCCGCCAAGTGTGGACAAACCTTGGCTTTTTACTTGGTAACCAAAAGCTAGCTACTCTACTTACCCAAGTATGTGAAGTTCTCCCTTGTCCATTAATAACCAGGGTTCCTGGCGCTAAACCTTGGATACTAGGAGTAGCAAATATTCGCGGCTATATATTGCCCCTGATAGATCTACACGCCTATATCTACGGCACCCCATCAAGACAGACCCCTCAAAGCCGTATCTTGGTTGTCACCAAGCAAAAGCTACTCACGGGTTTACTAGTAGAGGAAGTTTTCGGGCTCAAATATTTTTTAGATGAAGAATGGGTTGGGCAGCACCTTACACCTAGTGATCCCCTCCATCAATATATTCAAAGAGGGTTTGTACAGAACAATGAAATCTGGCTGGAATTTGATTTCCACCTGTTGATGGAACAAGAAGGTTTTTTCCAAGCAACTGTATAG
- a CDS encoding response regulator transcription factor, which translates to MAHILVVDDSTTETYAFKIMLEAKGFTVSFANDGLEGITKAKALKPDLILMDVVMPQVNGFQATRKLTRDPETAKIPVIIISAKNQETDRVWGLRQGAKDYLAKPVNKIELFNKIKALINI; encoded by the coding sequence ATGGCACATATCTTGGTGGTTGATGATTCTACGACAGAAACCTATGCATTCAAGATAATGCTAGAAGCAAAGGGTTTTACTGTTTCATTCGCTAATGATGGTTTAGAAGGCATTACCAAGGCTAAAGCATTAAAACCTGATTTGATCTTGATGGATGTCGTCATGCCGCAGGTTAACGGCTTCCAAGCCACAAGAAAGCTAACCCGTGATCCAGAAACGGCTAAAATACCCGTCATAATCATATCGGCAAAAAATCAGGAAACAGATCGGGTTTGGGGTCTACGGCAAGGAGCTAAAGACTACTTAGCAAAGCCTGTCAATAAAATAGAATTGTTTAACAAAATAAAAGCACTAATAAATATCTAG
- a CDS encoding response regulator → MVIDDSKTIRKTAETLLKKVGCEVVTAEDGFEALPKINQYHPDIIFIDIMMPRLDGYQTCTLIKNNAAFKKTPVIMLSSKDGLFDRARGRIVGCDQYLTKPFTREELLGAISSHCNH, encoded by the coding sequence ATGGTCATCGATGATAGTAAGACTATTCGGAAAACAGCGGAAACCTTACTTAAAAAAGTTGGCTGTGAGGTAGTCACAGCAGAAGACGGATTCGAAGCTCTTCCCAAAATCAACCAATACCATCCAGATATCATATTTATAGACATTATGATGCCGAGATTAGATGGGTACCAAACCTGTACCTTGATAAAAAACAATGCTGCATTCAAGAAAACTCCAGTGATTATGCTCTCCAGTAAAGATGGTTTGTTTGACCGGGCCCGTGGACGCATCGTTGGCTGTGATCAGTATCTAACAAAGCCCTTTACTCGTGAAGAACTCTTGGGTGCTATTTCAAGCCACTGCAATCATTAA
- a CDS encoding GTP-binding protein → MMANHKLIFTGPVGAGKTTAISVLSDIPLVSTDEVASDMTQQKKPKTTVAMDYGLMNLSATERIHLYGTPGQERFDFMWDILTEGGIGLVLLIDNSRANPFQDMHFFLDAFREFIVRTGVVIGISRMDVDPQPKITDYYQELEGFAKKPPIFEVDARNRRDISLLVQALLYSLDPELVGANG, encoded by the coding sequence ATGATGGCCAATCATAAGCTTATTTTTACTGGTCCGGTGGGGGCTGGCAAAACAACAGCAATCAGTGTGCTTAGCGATATCCCTCTGGTCAGTACCGACGAGGTGGCGAGCGATATGACGCAGCAGAAAAAGCCCAAGACCACGGTCGCAATGGACTACGGACTGATGAATTTATCGGCAACGGAGCGGATACACCTCTATGGGACCCCGGGTCAGGAGCGGTTCGACTTTATGTGGGATATTTTGACCGAGGGGGGCATTGGTCTGGTGTTGTTGATAGATAACAGCCGCGCTAACCCTTTCCAGGATATGCATTTTTTTCTTGATGCTTTTCGGGAATTCATTGTTCGTACGGGCGTGGTGATCGGGATATCACGGATGGACGTGGATCCTCAACCAAAAATCACTGATTATTATCAGGAACTGGAGGGTTTTGCTAAAAAACCCCCTATTTTTGAAGTGGATGCCCGTAACCGCAGGGATATATCTTTGCTGGTACAGGCATTGCTTTATTCTCTGGACCCAGAGTTAGTCGGTGCAAATGGTTAA
- a CDS encoding polysaccharide biosynthesis/export family protein yields the protein MSEKYLIGPEDVLHISVWKEEELDREVVVRPDGKISFPLIGNIHVAGRTTEEVQRDITERLKKYIPEPVATVSVKMVSGYKIYVLGKVNNPGEFTIGRYIDVLQALTLAGGLNPYASKNGIKILRRENGQQKALPFEYGEVEDGEDLDQNIILRSGDVVVVP from the coding sequence ATGAGCGAGAAATACCTCATTGGTCCAGAAGATGTCCTCCATATCTCAGTCTGGAAAGAAGAAGAACTCGATCGTGAAGTCGTAGTACGACCTGATGGAAAAATTTCATTTCCCCTAATAGGTAATATACACGTTGCGGGACGGACTACGGAGGAAGTCCAACGGGATATTACTGAACGCCTCAAGAAGTACATCCCCGAGCCGGTAGCCACTGTTTCGGTAAAGATGGTCTCGGGTTACAAGATTTACGTGCTAGGTAAGGTAAACAATCCAGGTGAATTTACCATTGGCCGGTATATAGATGTTCTGCAAGCATTGACATTGGCTGGCGGGCTAAATCCTTATGCTTCTAAAAATGGAATAAAAATATTACGGCGTGAAAATGGCCAGCAAAAAGCATTGCCTTTTGAGTATGGAGAGGTGGAAGACGGCGAGGACTTAGATCAGAACATTATATTAAGAAGTGGCGATGTGGTTGTTGTGCCATAA